The Streptomyces sp. NBC_01275 genome has a segment encoding these proteins:
- a CDS encoding GntR family transcriptional regulator yields the protein MGTTQLESVPEPKYWHLKTVLSEALDSEFTVGEILPNERDLAARFGVARATLRQALEQLELEGRLQRRRGVGTTVAPPRVGVAIGTEHQIWPGTGDDAWQAVDSAVAAPPAAVATALQTPREQAVHIVRRSRVSQGRPVAAELLYVPQASVPALTAIDTPSGPARARAVLRELQRLELEGQDRAVELGSARADDAKELDRLPGAPVLVVTTRFFAEGRTAALSVATYRADTCRLTFGASGGVEIHDGPERQAS from the coding sequence GTGGGGACCACGCAGCTGGAATCGGTACCGGAACCGAAGTACTGGCATCTCAAGACCGTGCTCAGTGAGGCGCTCGACTCGGAGTTCACGGTGGGTGAGATCCTGCCCAACGAACGTGACTTGGCCGCCCGCTTCGGCGTCGCCCGCGCGACGCTCCGGCAGGCCCTGGAGCAGCTCGAGCTGGAAGGCCGGCTGCAGCGCCGGCGCGGTGTCGGCACGACCGTCGCGCCGCCCCGCGTGGGCGTCGCCATCGGCACCGAGCACCAGATCTGGCCGGGCACGGGCGACGACGCCTGGCAGGCCGTCGACTCCGCGGTCGCGGCCCCGCCCGCGGCCGTCGCCACGGCCCTGCAGACCCCGCGCGAGCAGGCCGTCCACATCGTGCGCCGCTCACGCGTCTCCCAGGGCCGGCCGGTCGCCGCCGAACTGCTCTACGTCCCCCAGGCGTCGGTGCCCGCCCTGACCGCGATCGACACCCCCTCGGGACCGGCACGCGCGCGTGCGGTGCTGCGCGAACTGCAGCGTCTGGAGCTGGAGGGCCAGGACCGCGCCGTGGAGCTGGGCTCGGCCCGCGCGGACGACGCCAAGGAACTCGACCGGCTGCCCGGCGCGCCCGTCCTCGTCGTCACGACCCGCTTCTTCGCCGAGGGCCGCACCGCGGCGCTCTCCGTCGCCACGTACCGGGCTGACACGTGTCGACTGACGTTCGGCGCGTCGGGCGGCGTGGAGATACACGACGGTCCGGAACGCCAGGCTTCCTGA
- a CDS encoding alpha/beta fold hydrolase produces MSATVAFTVPSARGPQPVTVSYARVGAGEPLLLLHGIGHHRQAWDPVVDILAAERDVIAVDLPGFGASPALPDGLAYDLPTTAAVFGALCETLELDRPHVAGNSLGGLLALELGREKLVRSVTALSPAGFWSEAERRYAFGVLLAMRQISRRMPVPLVERLASTAAGRTALTSTIYARPARRSPEAVVAETLALARATGFDQTLRAGGGIRFTDDVPDIPVTVGWGTRDWLLVRRQGVRAKQTIPGARLVRLPGCGHCPMNDDPALVARVILDGSRDATLGGSRDGSRDRSLDGSR; encoded by the coding sequence ATGTCCGCCACCGTCGCCTTCACGGTCCCCTCGGCCCGCGGTCCGCAGCCCGTCACCGTCTCCTACGCGCGCGTGGGCGCCGGGGAGCCGCTGCTCCTGCTGCACGGCATCGGCCACCACCGGCAGGCCTGGGACCCGGTGGTGGACATCCTCGCCGCGGAGCGCGACGTGATCGCCGTGGACCTGCCCGGCTTCGGCGCGTCCCCCGCCCTGCCCGACGGCCTCGCCTACGACCTGCCCACGACGGCCGCCGTGTTCGGCGCCCTCTGCGAGACCCTGGAGCTGGACCGCCCGCATGTGGCGGGCAACTCCCTCGGCGGACTGCTCGCCCTGGAACTCGGCCGGGAGAAGCTCGTACGGTCCGTCACCGCCCTGTCCCCGGCCGGGTTCTGGTCGGAGGCCGAGCGCCGCTACGCCTTCGGCGTGCTGCTCGCCATGCGGCAGATCTCCCGTCGGATGCCGGTGCCCCTGGTCGAGCGGCTGGCGAGCACCGCGGCCGGCCGTACGGCCCTCACCAGCACCATCTACGCCCGCCCGGCCCGCCGTTCACCCGAGGCCGTGGTCGCCGAGACGCTGGCGCTGGCCCGGGCCACCGGGTTCGACCAGACGCTGCGGGCCGGCGGCGGCATCCGGTTCACCGACGACGTCCCGGACATCCCGGTCACCGTCGGCTGGGGCACCCGGGACTGGCTGCTCGTGCGCCGCCAGGGCGTCCGGGCCAAGCAGACCATCCCCGGCGCGCGCCTGGTGCGGCTGCCCGGCTGCGGGCACTGCCCGATGAACGACGACCCGGCGCTCGTCGCGCGCGTGATCCTCGACGGAAGCCGGGACGCAACCCTGGGCGGAAGCCGCGACGGAAGCCGGGACCGAAGCCTCGACGGCAGCCGCTGA
- a CDS encoding PLP-dependent aminotransferase family protein yields the protein MTSSGTNPSAAWEVLLPAASAPARARGRALQAALRDAVRSGRLAPGTRLPSSRDLAADLAVSRGLVTEAYEQLTAEGYLRSGRGAGTWVGGAVRAAAPRARDLAPRSPGARADFVPGTPDLSLFPRAAWAAAQRAVLAELPHHELGYPDPRGLPRLRTALAELLARRRGVVADPERLLVVSGVAQATALLGLALHARGMRTVGVEDPGSPQHSTLYAAAGVTAVPVQLDAEGIAVGGLRSSGVRAVTTTPAHQFPTGIAYSARRRAELLDWARSVDGFVLEDDYDGDFRYDRAPVGALQGLDPERVAYTGSVSKSLAPGLRLGWLLVPEALADEVVERKRTADLGHPALDQALFARFVERGDYDRQLRRCQRAYRERRDALVDALGEHFPGARASGIAAGLHVIAELPRRYGPQRRFLERAAAAGVEVRALAEYAHARADHPAEEEEDEDGVRLVLGYAHLSPTRIRDGVRLMREAAGV from the coding sequence ATGACGTCGTCGGGGACCAATCCGTCCGCCGCGTGGGAGGTGCTCCTGCCGGCCGCCTCCGCACCGGCACGCGCGCGTGGCCGCGCCTTGCAGGCCGCGCTGCGCGACGCCGTCCGCTCCGGGCGGCTCGCGCCGGGCACCCGGCTGCCGTCCAGCCGGGACCTCGCCGCCGACCTCGCCGTGTCGCGCGGACTGGTGACGGAGGCGTACGAGCAGTTGACGGCCGAGGGCTATCTGCGCAGCGGCCGGGGCGCGGGCACCTGGGTGGGCGGCGCCGTGCGGGCGGCCGCGCCCCGCGCGCGTGACCTCGCTCCGCGCTCCCCCGGCGCCCGGGCCGACTTCGTGCCGGGGACCCCGGACCTGTCGCTGTTCCCGCGCGCCGCCTGGGCCGCCGCGCAGCGGGCCGTGCTGGCGGAGCTGCCCCACCACGAGCTCGGGTACCCCGACCCGCGCGGCCTGCCCCGGCTGCGCACCGCGCTGGCCGAACTGCTCGCCCGCCGCCGGGGCGTGGTCGCCGACCCCGAGCGCCTCCTCGTCGTCTCGGGGGTGGCCCAGGCGACGGCGCTGCTCGGACTCGCGCTCCACGCGCGCGGGATGCGCACGGTCGGCGTCGAGGATCCCGGGAGTCCCCAGCACAGCACCTTGTACGCGGCGGCGGGCGTCACCGCCGTGCCCGTGCAGCTCGACGCCGAGGGGATCGCCGTGGGCGGGCTCCGGTCGTCCGGCGTACGGGCCGTGACGACGACGCCCGCCCACCAGTTCCCCACCGGGATCGCGTACTCCGCGCGGCGGCGCGCCGAACTGCTCGACTGGGCCCGATCCGTGGACGGTTTCGTCCTGGAGGACGACTACGACGGCGACTTCCGCTACGACCGCGCCCCCGTGGGCGCGCTCCAGGGCCTGGACCCGGAGCGGGTGGCCTACACGGGGTCGGTCAGCAAGTCCCTCGCGCCGGGGCTGCGGCTCGGCTGGCTGCTCGTCCCCGAGGCGCTGGCCGACGAGGTCGTCGAGCGCAAGCGGACCGCCGACCTCGGCCATCCCGCCCTCGACCAGGCGCTGTTCGCCCGCTTCGTGGAGCGCGGCGACTACGACCGCCAGCTGCGCCGCTGCCAACGGGCGTACCGGGAGCGGCGGGACGCCCTCGTGGACGCGCTCGGGGAGCACTTTCCCGGGGCGCGGGCGTCCGGCATCGCGGCGGGTCTGCACGTCATCGCCGAGCTCCCCCGGCGGTACGGCCCACAGCGGCGGTTCCTCGAGCGGGCGGCCGCGGCCGGTGTGGAGGTGCGGGCGCTCGCGGAGTACGCACACGCGCGTGCCGACCACCCCGCCGAGGAAGAGGAGGACGAAGACGGCGTGCGGCTCGTCCTCGGGTACGCGCACCTGTCGCCCACACGGATCCGGGACGGCGTACGGCTGATGAGGGAAGCCGCCGGGGTGTGA
- a CDS encoding alkaline phosphatase produces the protein MSHRPLPGRRSVLRGSLAASAALTLPAAVGAAPALALSGRPRAGWGVQAGDVTSDSGLVWVRSDRPARMIVETAATESFRGAHRRLGPLLGAGTDFTGTTRLHGLPAGEQIHYRVLLADPDDPRRTGEPVTGTFRTVPVGRRRGVRFLWSGDLAGQGWGINPELGGYRIYDAMAKLDPDFFLCSGDNIYADGPITATQALPDGSLWRNVTTEEKSKVAETLAEFRGNFRYNLLDENLRRFNAQVPSIIQWDDHEVRNNWYPGEVIADSDARYTEKSVDVLAARARRAFGEYFPISTLRPGAQEGRVHRVMRHGPLLDVFVLDMRTYRNANSPDDQTVDPQGILGREQLEWLKRELSRSRAVWKVIAADMPIGLVVPDATEGRPNVEAVAQGDPGAPLGRELQIAELLRFVKHRRITGTVWLTADVHHTSAQHYQPSRAAFTDFEPFWEFVSGPLNAGAFPASALDGTFGPERVFVKAPTAANVSPAGGYQFFGEVDIDGHSGELTVRLREQDGAVLFTQVLQPGRVGQ, from the coding sequence ATGTCACACCGTCCGCTTCCCGGGCGCCGCAGCGTGCTGCGCGGCTCGCTGGCCGCCTCCGCGGCCCTGACCCTGCCCGCCGCCGTCGGCGCGGCGCCCGCTCTCGCGCTGTCCGGACGGCCCCGGGCGGGCTGGGGTGTGCAGGCGGGGGACGTGACCTCCGACTCCGGTCTGGTGTGGGTGCGCTCCGACCGTCCGGCCCGGATGATCGTCGAGACGGCGGCCACCGAGTCGTTCCGGGGCGCACACCGCCGGCTCGGTCCGCTGCTCGGCGCGGGCACGGACTTCACCGGCACGACCCGGCTGCACGGTCTGCCGGCCGGCGAGCAGATCCACTACCGCGTGCTGCTCGCCGACCCGGACGACCCGCGCCGCACCGGCGAGCCGGTGACCGGAACCTTCCGCACCGTCCCCGTCGGCCGGCGGCGCGGGGTGCGCTTCCTGTGGTCCGGGGACCTCGCGGGCCAGGGCTGGGGCATCAACCCGGAGCTCGGCGGCTACCGCATCTACGACGCGATGGCGAAGCTGGACCCCGACTTCTTCCTGTGCAGCGGCGACAACATCTACGCCGACGGGCCGATCACCGCGACCCAGGCGCTGCCCGACGGAAGCCTGTGGCGCAACGTCACCACCGAGGAGAAGTCCAAGGTCGCCGAGACCCTGGCCGAGTTCCGCGGCAACTTCCGCTACAACCTGCTCGACGAGAACCTGCGGCGGTTCAACGCCCAGGTGCCGTCGATCATCCAGTGGGACGACCACGAGGTCCGCAACAACTGGTACCCGGGCGAGGTGATCGCCGACTCCGACGCCCGCTACACCGAGAAGAGCGTCGACGTGCTCGCGGCGCGGGCCCGGCGGGCGTTCGGCGAGTACTTCCCGATCTCGACGCTGCGGCCGGGCGCGCAGGAGGGCCGCGTCCACCGGGTCATGCGGCACGGGCCGCTGCTCGACGTGTTCGTGCTGGACATGCGGACGTACCGCAACGCCAACTCGCCCGACGACCAGACGGTGGACCCGCAGGGCATCCTCGGCCGTGAGCAGCTGGAGTGGCTCAAGCGGGAGCTGTCGCGCTCGCGGGCGGTGTGGAAGGTGATCGCCGCCGACATGCCGATCGGGCTCGTCGTGCCGGACGCCACCGAGGGCAGGCCGAACGTCGAGGCCGTGGCGCAGGGCGACCCGGGCGCGCCGCTCGGCCGTGAGCTGCAGATCGCGGAGCTGCTGCGGTTCGTCAAGCACCGGCGGATCACCGGCACGGTGTGGCTGACGGCCGACGTCCACCACACCTCGGCGCAGCACTACCAGCCGTCGCGGGCCGCCTTCACCGACTTCGAGCCGTTCTGGGAGTTCGTCTCCGGTCCGCTCAACGCGGGCGCGTTCCCGGCCAGCGCGCTGGACGGCACGTTCGGTCCGGAGCGGGTGTTCGTGAAGGCGCCGACCGCGGCGAACGTGTCGCCGGCCGGCGGCTACCAGTTCTTCGGCGAGGTCGACATCGACGGCCACAGCGGGGAGTTGACGGTCCGTCTGCGCGAGCAGGACGGCGCCGTGCTGTTCACTCAGGTGCTCCAGCCGGGGCGCGTCGGCCAGTAG
- a CDS encoding GNAT family N-acetyltransferase gives MHHWRRDVVELAALFTAVAVADAVANLVGHGPDGPALLAVSAALLVATAGFHTWWARRHGHAPPTSDTDARPPSAEEQAGLPAGVAEESALWRMRTTVKDAPGSLAALCAALAGHRVDILSLQTHPLGEDTVDEFLLRAPGPLAAAEITRAVALAGGSGTWIERADAHDLVDAPTRVLGLATRTALDAAELPLALRQLLGRCTIRSLPASPAGGGRGPAGVPVEGVLEDTVMRLRAPEGGVITVERPYLPFTPTEFARARALVELDARLGPRVPRGQDVLTLPEGNAITVRRADTGDLEAAKAMHERCSPRTLGMRYHGPVGDADRYLNHLLSPRFGRTLAVQTPSGRIVGLGHLLWDGDETEVALLVEDQWQRRGVGAELLGRLVAMAVEAGCASVYAVTQASNTGMVAAMRGLGLPLDYQIEEGTLVITARLETAAAGARVPSEQLGERVARD, from the coding sequence GTGCATCACTGGCGGCGGGACGTGGTGGAGCTGGCCGCGCTGTTCACGGCCGTCGCGGTGGCCGACGCCGTGGCGAACCTGGTGGGGCACGGACCCGACGGGCCCGCGCTGCTGGCGGTGTCCGCGGCCCTCCTCGTCGCCACGGCCGGTTTCCACACGTGGTGGGCACGCCGCCACGGTCACGCGCCGCCGACGAGCGATACCGACGCCCGGCCGCCCTCCGCCGAGGAGCAGGCCGGGCTCCCCGCCGGGGTCGCCGAGGAGAGCGCCCTGTGGCGGATGCGGACGACGGTGAAGGACGCGCCGGGCTCGCTGGCGGCGCTCTGCGCGGCGCTGGCCGGCCACCGGGTGGACATCCTGAGCCTGCAGACGCACCCGTTGGGCGAGGACACGGTGGACGAGTTCCTGCTGCGCGCCCCGGGCCCGCTCGCGGCGGCCGAGATCACCCGGGCCGTCGCGCTGGCGGGCGGCTCCGGCACCTGGATCGAGCGGGCCGACGCGCACGACCTGGTGGACGCGCCGACCCGGGTCCTGGGCCTGGCCACCCGCACCGCGCTGGACGCGGCGGAACTGCCGCTCGCGCTGCGGCAGTTGCTGGGCCGGTGCACGATCCGCTCGCTGCCCGCCTCGCCCGCGGGCGGCGGCCGGGGCCCGGCGGGCGTGCCCGTGGAAGGGGTGCTGGAGGACACCGTGATGCGCCTGCGGGCGCCGGAAGGCGGAGTGATCACCGTGGAGCGGCCGTACCTGCCGTTCACCCCGACCGAGTTCGCACGCGCGCGTGCCCTGGTGGAGCTGGACGCCCGGCTCGGCCCCCGCGTCCCGCGCGGCCAGGACGTGCTGACGCTGCCGGAGGGCAACGCGATCACCGTGCGCCGCGCCGACACCGGCGACCTGGAGGCGGCCAAGGCGATGCACGAGCGGTGCTCGCCGCGCACGCTCGGGATGCGCTACCACGGGCCGGTCGGCGACGCGGACCGCTATCTCAACCACCTGCTCAGCCCGCGCTTCGGCCGCACCCTCGCCGTGCAGACCCCGTCGGGCCGCATCGTCGGCCTCGGCCATCTGCTGTGGGACGGCGACGAGACGGAGGTCGCACTGCTCGTCGAGGACCAGTGGCAGCGCCGCGGCGTCGGCGCCGAACTCCTCGGCCGGCTGGTGGCGATGGCCGTCGAGGCGGGCTGCGCGAGCGTGTACGCCGTGACACAGGCCTCCAACACCGGCATGGTCGCCGCCATGCGCGGCCTCGGCCTGCCCCTCGACTACCAGATCGAGGAGGGCACCCTCGTCATCACCGCCCGCCTGGAGACGGCGGCCGCCGGAGCGCGAGTGCCGTCCGAGCAGCTCGGGGAGCGCGTCGCGCGCGACTGA
- a CDS encoding PLP-dependent aspartate aminotransferase family protein, with the protein MDSAAASTHAPDDVRTSAAPRALATEAVHAGRDDLARQGLHAPPIDLSTTYPSYDSRAEAARIDAFAATGTEPDGPPVYGRLGNPTVARFETALARLEGAESAVAFASGMAALSAVLLARASTGLRHVVAVRPLYGCSDHLLTAGLLGSEVTWTDPAGIADALRPDTGLVMVESPANPTLAEVDLRAVAHACGSVPLLADNTFATPVLQRPAEQGARLVLHSATKYLGGHGDVLAGVVACDEEFAGRLRQIRFATGGVLHPLAGYLLLRGLSTLPVRVRAASANAAELARRLAADPRVARVHYPRIGGAMIAFEVHGDPHEVIAGVRLITPAVSLGSVDTLIQHPASISHRIVEATARRGSGVSDRLLRLSVGLEDVEDLWGDLRQALGGGGTVPRLERGAAAVRP; encoded by the coding sequence ATGGACTCAGCCGCAGCGAGCACGCACGCACCCGACGACGTACGGACCTCCGCAGCGCCCCGCGCCCTGGCCACCGAGGCCGTGCACGCCGGGCGGGACGACCTGGCCCGGCAGGGCCTGCACGCCCCGCCGATCGATCTGTCCACCACCTATCCCTCGTACGACAGCCGCGCCGAGGCCGCCCGCATCGACGCGTTCGCCGCCACCGGCACGGAGCCGGACGGCCCGCCCGTCTACGGACGGCTCGGCAATCCGACGGTCGCCCGCTTCGAGACGGCCCTCGCCCGCCTGGAAGGCGCCGAGAGCGCGGTCGCCTTCGCCAGCGGCATGGCGGCGCTGAGCGCGGTGCTGCTCGCCCGCGCCTCGACGGGCCTGCGGCACGTCGTCGCCGTACGCCCCCTCTACGGCTGTAGCGACCATCTGCTGACCGCCGGACTGCTCGGGTCCGAGGTCACCTGGACCGACCCGGCCGGGATCGCGGACGCGCTGCGCCCCGACACCGGGCTGGTCATGGTCGAGTCGCCGGCCAACCCGACCCTCGCCGAGGTCGATCTGCGGGCCGTCGCCCACGCCTGCGGCTCGGTGCCGCTGCTCGCCGACAACACCTTCGCCACCCCGGTGCTGCAACGTCCGGCCGAGCAGGGCGCGCGGCTCGTGCTGCACAGCGCCACCAAGTACCTCGGCGGCCACGGGGACGTGCTGGCGGGGGTGGTGGCCTGCGACGAGGAGTTCGCGGGGCGGCTGCGGCAGATACGGTTCGCCACCGGCGGCGTACTGCATCCGCTCGCCGGCTATCTGCTGCTGCGCGGCCTGTCCACGCTTCCGGTGCGGGTGCGGGCCGCCTCCGCGAACGCCGCCGAGCTGGCCCGCCGGCTGGCCGCCGACCCGCGCGTCGCCCGGGTCCACTATCCGCGCATCGGCGGCGCGATGATCGCCTTCGAGGTGCACGGCGACCCGCACGAGGTGATCGCCGGCGTCCGGCTGATCACCCCGGCCGTGAGCCTCGGCAGCGTCGACACGCTCATCCAGCACCCGGCGTCCATCAGCCACCGCATCGTGGAGGCGACGGCACGGCGGGGCTCCGGGGTGAGCGACCGGCTGCTGCGGCTGTCGGTGGGGCTGGAGGACGTCGAGGATCTGTGGGGGGATCTGCGGCAGGCGCTCGGCGGGGGAGGAACGGTTCCCCGGCTCGAACGCGGAGCCGCCGCCGTACGACCGTAG
- a CDS encoding Lrp/AsnC family transcriptional regulator, with protein MAESVVLDPVDLQLLRLLQNDARTTYRDLAAQIGVAPSTCLDRVTRLRRSGVILGHQLRLDPAKLGRGLQALLSVQVRPHRRELVGPFVERIRALPEALTVFHLTGPDDYLVHVAVADMADLQRLVLDEFTARREVARVETRLIFQRWDCGPLLPAANTSPTP; from the coding sequence ATGGCCGAATCTGTCGTACTGGACCCGGTGGACCTCCAGCTGCTGCGGCTGCTGCAGAACGACGCCCGGACCACCTACCGCGACCTCGCGGCGCAGATCGGCGTCGCGCCGTCGACCTGCCTGGACCGGGTCACGCGGCTGCGCCGCTCCGGCGTGATCCTCGGTCATCAGCTGCGGCTGGATCCGGCCAAACTGGGGCGGGGCTTGCAGGCGTTGCTGTCGGTGCAGGTCAGACCGCACCGGCGGGAGCTGGTGGGGCCGTTCGTGGAGCGGATCCGGGCGCTGCCGGAGGCGCTGACCGTCTTCCACCTCACCGGCCCCGACGACTACCTGGTGCATGTCGCGGTGGCGGACATGGCCGATCTGCAACGGCTGGTCCTCGACGAGTTCACGGCACGACGGGAGGTGGCCCGGGTGGAGACGCGGCTGATCTTCCAGCGCTGGGACTGCGGCCCGCTCCTGCCGGCGGCGAACACCTCCCCAACGCCGTGA
- a CDS encoding DUF885 domain-containing protein produces MPQTFDPLPRELADAYVDELIALDPITGTYLGVPESSSRLPDFSPTGRETLAQLARDTLAALAEAERRPGADRDVERRCARLLRERLTAELSVHDAEEGLRSVGNMSTPAHHVRDVFTVTPTRTEEDWAAVGTRLRAVPAALAGYQESLALGLERKLYAAPRPTATFVGQLTEWSDTDGAGRGWFEDFVSAGAESLSEPLPEALRAELDEAARAATAAVVGLRDWMRDVYAPAVQDAPNTVGRERYARWARYFNGTDLDLDEAYAYGWAEYRRLLAEMRQEAEKILPGAETPWVALAHLDAHGKHIEGVEEVRDWLQGLMDQAIDALDGTHFELAERVRRVESRIAPPGSAAAPYYTPPSEDFSRPGRTWLPTMGQTRFPVYDLVSTWYHEGVPGHHLQLAQWAHIAGNLSRYQASVGMVSANAEGWALYAERLMDELGFLTDAEQRLGYLDAQMMRAARVIVDIGMHLELEIPADSPFHPGERWTPELAQEFFGAHSSRPADFVESELTRYLTIPGQAIGYKLGERAWLLGREGARERHGDAFDLKAWHMAALSQGSLGLDDLVDELSQL; encoded by the coding sequence ATGCCACAGACCTTCGACCCGCTTCCCCGCGAACTCGCCGACGCCTACGTCGACGAGCTCATCGCCCTCGACCCGATCACCGGCACCTACCTCGGGGTCCCGGAGAGTTCGAGCCGGCTGCCCGACTTCTCGCCCACGGGCCGGGAGACGCTCGCGCAACTCGCGCGGGACACCCTCGCCGCGCTCGCCGAGGCGGAGCGGCGGCCCGGCGCGGACCGTGACGTCGAGCGCCGGTGTGCACGCCTGCTGCGCGAGCGCCTGACCGCGGAGCTCTCCGTGCACGACGCGGAGGAGGGGCTGCGCTCGGTCGGCAACATGTCCACGCCGGCCCACCATGTGCGCGACGTGTTCACCGTGACCCCCACCCGGACCGAGGAGGACTGGGCGGCGGTCGGGACGCGGCTGCGCGCGGTCCCGGCGGCCCTCGCGGGCTACCAGGAGTCCCTGGCCCTCGGCCTGGAGCGCAAGCTGTACGCGGCCCCGCGCCCGACCGCCACGTTCGTCGGGCAGCTCACCGAGTGGTCGGACACGGACGGCGCGGGCCGCGGCTGGTTCGAGGACTTCGTGTCCGCCGGAGCCGAGTCGCTGTCCGAGCCCCTGCCCGAGGCGCTGCGCGCGGAGCTGGACGAGGCGGCCCGTGCGGCGACCGCGGCGGTCGTGGGGCTGCGGGACTGGATGCGCGACGTGTACGCGCCGGCCGTGCAGGACGCGCCGAACACGGTCGGCCGGGAGCGGTACGCCCGCTGGGCGCGCTACTTCAACGGCACCGACCTCGACCTGGACGAGGCGTACGCCTACGGCTGGGCGGAGTACCGGCGGCTCCTGGCCGAGATGCGGCAGGAGGCCGAGAAGATCCTGCCGGGCGCCGAGACCCCGTGGGTCGCGCTCGCCCACCTCGACGCGCACGGCAAGCACATCGAGGGCGTCGAAGAGGTCCGCGACTGGCTCCAGGGGCTGATGGACCAGGCGATCGACGCGCTGGACGGCACCCACTTCGAACTCGCCGAGCGGGTACGGAGGGTGGAGTCCCGCATCGCCCCGCCCGGCAGCGCCGCGGCCCCTTACTACACGCCCCCGTCGGAGGACTTCTCGCGTCCGGGCCGCACCTGGCTGCCGACGATGGGACAGACCCGCTTCCCGGTCTACGACCTGGTCTCCACCTGGTACCACGAAGGCGTCCCCGGCCATCACCTCCAGCTCGCGCAGTGGGCGCACATCGCCGGGAACCTCTCCCGCTACCAGGCCTCCGTCGGCATGGTCAGCGCCAACGCCGAGGGCTGGGCACTGTACGCCGAGCGGCTGATGGACGAGCTCGGCTTCCTCACGGACGCGGAGCAGCGGCTCGGCTATCTGGACGCGCAGATGATGCGGGCGGCCCGGGTCATCGTCGACATCGGCATGCACCTGGAGCTGGAGATCCCGGCGGACTCCCCGTTCCACCCGGGCGAGCGCTGGACGCCGGAGCTGGCGCAGGAGTTCTTCGGCGCGCACAGCAGCCGCCCGGCGGACTTCGTGGAGAGCGAGCTGACCCGCTACCTCACGATCCCCGGCCAGGCGATCGGCTACAAGCTCGGCGAACGGGCCTGGCTGCTGGGCCGGGAGGGGGCCCGCGAGCGCCACGGCGACGCCTTCGACCTCAAGGCGTGGCACATGGCGGCCCTGTCGCAGGGTTCGCTGGGGCTGGACGACCTGGTGGACGAGCTGTCCCAGCTCTGA
- a CDS encoding ATP-grasp domain-containing protein has protein sequence MSTHRTLFLSPRVTATGHAFADAARRRGAHVETLREWRVPGPLRRTAGASLYAGPLFADAVAGELGLGLLEAPEDWLARLPRELTLRDVEFTTIAQARRLRRPAFVKPPNDKSFPARVYPDGSGLPGPDAVEDTEPVLVSDIVSFAVEYRLFLLDGEVRTGSRYATRGGLDVAPLAADPHRAEVLAFAERLAGTGLPSAVVVDVGVIDRPVDGSGWAVVEANAAWASGHYACDADTALDVVLHAARPEAEFGTADRGFLRPVPEVVRD, from the coding sequence ATGAGCACGCACCGCACCCTCTTCCTCTCGCCCCGCGTCACCGCGACGGGCCACGCCTTCGCGGACGCGGCCCGGCGACGCGGGGCGCACGTCGAGACGCTCCGCGAGTGGCGGGTACCGGGTCCGTTGCGCCGGACCGCGGGGGCCTCCCTGTACGCCGGTCCGCTGTTCGCCGACGCCGTCGCGGGGGAGTTGGGGCTCGGCCTGCTGGAGGCCCCGGAGGACTGGCTGGCCCGGCTGCCTCGCGAACTCACCCTGCGGGACGTCGAGTTCACCACGATCGCGCAGGCGCGTCGGCTGCGCCGGCCGGCGTTCGTGAAGCCGCCGAACGACAAGAGCTTCCCCGCCCGGGTCTACCCGGACGGCAGCGGCCTGCCGGGGCCCGACGCAGTCGAGGACACGGAGCCGGTGCTGGTGAGCGACATCGTGTCGTTCGCCGTGGAGTACCGGCTGTTCCTGCTGGACGGCGAGGTGCGCACGGGCAGCCGGTACGCGACCCGGGGCGGCCTCGACGTCGCCCCGCTGGCGGCCGACCCGCACCGCGCCGAGGTCCTGGCGTTCGCCGAGCGGCTGGCCGGGACGGGGCTGCCGAGCGCCGTCGTGGTGGACGTCGGCGTGATCGACCGCCCGGTCGACGGCTCCGGTTGGGCCGTGGTGGAGGCCAACGCCGCCTGGGCCAGCGGACATTACGCGTGCGACGCGGACACCGCGCTGGACGTGGTGCTCCACGCGGCCCGCCCCGAGGCCGAGTTCGGGACGGCGGACCGCGGTTTCCTCCGCCCCGTGCCGGAGGTCGTACGGGACTGA